A genomic window from Struthio camelus isolate bStrCam1 chromosome 2, bStrCam1.hap1, whole genome shotgun sequence includes:
- the AQP4 gene encoding aquaporin-4 isoform X1, producing MIANRKQPAAWRQLLKYPSPIRESSKCGRLCKCETIMVAFKGVWTQPFWKAVSAEFLAMLIFVLLSLGSTINWGGSEKPLPVDMVLISLCFGLSIATMVQCFGHISGGHINPAVTVAMVCTRKISLAKSVFYIVAQCLGAIVGAGILYLVTPPSVVGGLGVTMVHDDLSAGHGLLVELIITFQLVFTIFASCDSKRSDVTGSVALAIGFSVAIGHLFAINYTGASMNPARSFGPAVIMGKWENQWVYWVGPIIGAVLAGALYEYVYCPDVELKRRFKDAFSKATQPSKGKYIEVEDNKSHVETDDLILKPGGVHVIDIDRGEDKKARDPSSEVLSSV from the exons ATGATCGCAAATAGGAAACAGCCGGCGGCCTGGCGGCAGTTGCTCAAGTACCCTTCACCTATAAGGGAAAGCAG taAGTGTGGACGTCTGTGCAAGTGCGAGACCATCATGGTGGCGTTCAAAGGAGTCTGGACTCAACCCTTCTGGAAAGCTGTCTCAGCAGAGTTCTTGGCCATGCTAATTTTTGTCCTCCTCAGCCTTGGCTCTACAATCAACTGGGGTGGATCTGAGAAGCCCCTGCCTGTTGACATGGTCCTTATCTCTCTCTGCTTTGGACTCAGCATTGCCACCATGGTGCAGTGTTTCGGACACATTAGCGGAGGCCACATTAACCCTGCGGTGACTGTTGCGATGGTCTGCACAAGGAAGATCAGCCTTGCCAAGTCCGTCTTCTATATTGTCGCCCAGTGCCTGGGAGCCATTGTGGGGGCAGGCATCCTCTACCTTGTCACGCCACCCAGTGTGGTGGGTGGTTTGGGAGTCACGATG gtACATGATGATCTTTCCGCTGGCCACGGACTCCTGGTGGAGTTGATAATTACATTCCAGCTGGTTTTCACTATTTTTGCCAGCTGTGATTCAAAACGAAGTGATGTCACTGGTTCAGTAGCTTTAGCAATTGGATTTTCTGTTGCAATTGGACATTTATTTGCT atcAATTACACTGGTGCCAGTATGAACCCTGCTCGATCATTTGGACCTGCTGTCATCATGGGGAAATGGGAAAACCAATGG GTATATTGGGTAGGACCAATAATTGGAGCAGTCCTTGCTGGTGCTCTTTATGAATATGTCTACTGCCCAGATGTTGAACTCAAACGCCGTTTTAAAGATGCCTTCAGCAAGGCCACTCAGCCATCCAAAGGGAAATACATAGAGGTGGAGGATAACAAGAGCCATGTAGAGACCGATGACCTGATCCTGAAGCCTGGTGGTGTTCATGTGATTGATATAGACAGGGGTGAAGACAAGAAGGCAAGAGATCCATCCAGCGAGGTATTGTCTTCTGTATGA
- the AQP4 gene encoding aquaporin-4 isoform X2, with amino-acid sequence MSDAAAAPRRGKCGRLCKCETIMVAFKGVWTQPFWKAVSAEFLAMLIFVLLSLGSTINWGGSEKPLPVDMVLISLCFGLSIATMVQCFGHISGGHINPAVTVAMVCTRKISLAKSVFYIVAQCLGAIVGAGILYLVTPPSVVGGLGVTMVHDDLSAGHGLLVELIITFQLVFTIFASCDSKRSDVTGSVALAIGFSVAIGHLFAINYTGASMNPARSFGPAVIMGKWENQWVYWVGPIIGAVLAGALYEYVYCPDVELKRRFKDAFSKATQPSKGKYIEVEDNKSHVETDDLILKPGGVHVIDIDRGEDKKARDPSSEVLSSV; translated from the exons ATGAGCGACGCagcggccgctccgcgccgcgg taAGTGTGGACGTCTGTGCAAGTGCGAGACCATCATGGTGGCGTTCAAAGGAGTCTGGACTCAACCCTTCTGGAAAGCTGTCTCAGCAGAGTTCTTGGCCATGCTAATTTTTGTCCTCCTCAGCCTTGGCTCTACAATCAACTGGGGTGGATCTGAGAAGCCCCTGCCTGTTGACATGGTCCTTATCTCTCTCTGCTTTGGACTCAGCATTGCCACCATGGTGCAGTGTTTCGGACACATTAGCGGAGGCCACATTAACCCTGCGGTGACTGTTGCGATGGTCTGCACAAGGAAGATCAGCCTTGCCAAGTCCGTCTTCTATATTGTCGCCCAGTGCCTGGGAGCCATTGTGGGGGCAGGCATCCTCTACCTTGTCACGCCACCCAGTGTGGTGGGTGGTTTGGGAGTCACGATG gtACATGATGATCTTTCCGCTGGCCACGGACTCCTGGTGGAGTTGATAATTACATTCCAGCTGGTTTTCACTATTTTTGCCAGCTGTGATTCAAAACGAAGTGATGTCACTGGTTCAGTAGCTTTAGCAATTGGATTTTCTGTTGCAATTGGACATTTATTTGCT atcAATTACACTGGTGCCAGTATGAACCCTGCTCGATCATTTGGACCTGCTGTCATCATGGGGAAATGGGAAAACCAATGG GTATATTGGGTAGGACCAATAATTGGAGCAGTCCTTGCTGGTGCTCTTTATGAATATGTCTACTGCCCAGATGTTGAACTCAAACGCCGTTTTAAAGATGCCTTCAGCAAGGCCACTCAGCCATCCAAAGGGAAATACATAGAGGTGGAGGATAACAAGAGCCATGTAGAGACCGATGACCTGATCCTGAAGCCTGGTGGTGTTCATGTGATTGATATAGACAGGGGTGAAGACAAGAAGGCAAGAGATCCATCCAGCGAGGTATTGTCTTCTGTATGA